The proteins below come from a single Solanum stenotomum isolate F172 unplaced genomic scaffold, ASM1918654v1 scaffold11981, whole genome shotgun sequence genomic window:
- the LOC125849965 gene encoding F-box/LRR-repeat protein At3g48880-like, translating to MDKGDAPVRRWEDLDSNILVKILQSFDLFQLTYAIPQVCRAWQLACSDPLLWKTLDLSVLQSNFIRISIEPYVFVDTPSREKLTRLLQICMNLSRGNIETLIFHYNLYVDENQLTYTANRCPRLKRLVMPAWEKLEKPAIRRAIRKWKDLESLTMPSLEKPAYVIKKIARSCKKFSELKIMGTCDILFASTLVSFLPNLKVLSVRCTELSKHALVILLEGLTQLKVLNISHCIITEDLPPPAPMKILTE from the exons ATGGATAAAGGAGATGCTCCTGTAAGGAGATGGGAGGACCTTGATAGTAATATCTTGGTGAAGATACTCCAGTCCTTTGACCTTTTCCAGTTGACATATGCAATTCCTCAAGTTTGTCGTGCATGGCAATTGGCTTGTTCTGATCCACTTCTCTGGAAAACGCTTGACTTGTCGGTGTTGCAATCAAATTTCATCAGAATTTCAATAGAGCCATATGTATTTGTGGACACTCCGTCTCGTGAAAAATTGACCCGCCTTCTACAGATTTGCATGAACCTCAGTCGTGGAAACATAGAAACATTGATCTTCCATTACAATTTGTATGTTGACGAGAATCAGTTGACTTATACTGCCAATAG GTGTCCACGGCTTAAACGCCTTGTTATGCCTGCTTGGGAAAAACTAGAAAAGCCAGCAATACGCCGTGCTATTCGTAAATGGAAAGATCTTGAATCACTGACGATGCCTAGTTTAGAAAAACCTGCCTATGTCATCAAGAAAATTGCAAGGAGTTGCAAAAAATTTTCTGAGCTCAAAATCATGGGGACTTGTGATATTCTGTTTGCATCTACACTAGTATCATTTCTTCCAAACTTGAAAGTGTTGAGTGTGAGGTGTACGGAGTTATCTAAACATGCTTTGGTTATTCTCTTGGAGGGGTTAACACAGTTGAAAGTGCTCAACATATCGCATTGCATAATTACTGAAGACCTTCCTCCACCTGCACCTATGAAAATTCTGACCGAG